The following coding sequences lie in one Caldilineales bacterium genomic window:
- a CDS encoding nucleotidyltransferase domain-containing protein — translation MDSKSVAMSTALTLSLEERQRYLRAARQRQLPAPITPAQEIDRSLLLERVREAVRELKHRFDVQRVVLFGSLAHGAWYDDTTDVDMAVEGMKGGDFWRAWRLVEEVIADRAVDFVALETASEPLRAAIQADGIEL, via the coding sequence ATGGACTCGAAATCGGTGGCCATGAGCACAGCTCTGACACTTAGCCTTGAAGAACGACAGCGATATCTGAGAGCGGCGCGACAGCGCCAATTACCCGCGCCCATCACACCAGCGCAGGAGATAGATCGCTCCCTGCTGTTAGAGCGCGTTCGGGAGGCAGTGCGCGAGTTGAAGCATCGTTTTGATGTCCAGCGCGTGGTGCTCTTTGGCTCATTGGCGCATGGCGCCTGGTATGATGACACCACCGATGTTGACATGGCTGTGGAGGGTATGAAGGGCGGAGATTTCTGGCGCGCCTGGCGCCTGGTCGAGGAAGTCATCGCTGATCGAGCGGTGGATTTTGTTGCCTTGGAGACCGCGTCGGAGCCATTGCGCGCGGCTATTCAAGCGGATGGAATCGAACTGTGA
- a CDS encoding Zn-ribbon domain-containing OB-fold protein: protein MARSWRVKKQRYSLTGELCHHCGSTVFPPRDVCPECAKPAYDPIRLSGKGEVYSFTTVFEAPKGFDAQSPYSLALIKLHEGPMLTAQLTDVEAKDIRIGMPVEMVTRKLSVEGDEGLIQYGYKFRPQMMALAA from the coding sequence ATCGCACGCAGTTGGCGAGTCAAAAAACAACGCTACAGTCTCACCGGTGAACTCTGCCATCACTGTGGCTCGACCGTCTTCCCCCCCCGCGACGTCTGCCCCGAATGCGCCAAACCGGCCTATGACCCCATCCGTCTGAGTGGCAAGGGGGAGGTCTACAGCTTCACCACCGTGTTCGAGGCCCCCAAGGGTTTCGACGCCCAGTCGCCCTACAGCCTGGCCCTGATCAAGTTGCACGAAGGCCCGATGCTGACGGCGCAACTGACCGATGTCGAAGCGAAGGACATCCGCATCGGTATGCCGGTGGAGATGGTCACGCGCAAGCTCAGCGTCGAAGGCGACGAGGGTCTGATCCAATACGGCTACAAATTCCGCCCGCAGATGATGGCGCTGGCTGCCTGA
- a CDS encoding thiolase domain-containing protein: MRQVAIVGIGQTPVGELWDKSIRHLGHDAVVAAMQDAGVETADALFVGNMLSGELAGQEHLATLIADFVGLRGIEAAKIEAACASGAAALRLGMMAVASGQVETVVVAGVEKMTDTLPDETTAGLALAADQEYEVAEGATFLALNAMLMQRYMHEYGVSHHDFAPFPVNAHQNARNNPNAMFPMPISVDKYEKAALVAPPINVLDSSPICDGAAAVVLMPAERAREFGRGQRLVHIAGSASATDTLAVHDRSDPLFLSAAWLSSQRALTQAGLRPEDIDLFELHDAFSIMSVLALEACGFAERGRGVELGASGAITLAGRLPITTMGGLKARGHPVGATGVYQVVEAVQQLRGEVGANQIAQAHIAMTQNIGGSGATIVTHILRGQD, from the coding sequence ATGAGACAAGTAGCTATCGTTGGCATCGGGCAGACGCCCGTGGGCGAACTGTGGGACAAGAGCATCCGCCATCTCGGCCATGATGCTGTGGTGGCAGCCATGCAGGATGCCGGGGTCGAGACGGCCGACGCCCTCTTTGTGGGCAACATGCTTTCGGGCGAATTGGCCGGGCAAGAGCATCTGGCCACGCTCATCGCCGATTTCGTCGGTCTGCGCGGGATCGAGGCGGCCAAGATCGAGGCGGCCTGCGCCTCGGGCGCGGCGGCGCTGCGGCTGGGCATGATGGCCGTGGCCAGCGGCCAGGTTGAGACGGTGGTGGTGGCGGGGGTGGAGAAGATGACCGACACCCTCCCCGACGAGACCACGGCCGGGCTGGCGCTGGCGGCCGACCAGGAGTATGAAGTGGCCGAGGGCGCCACCTTCCTGGCCCTGAATGCGATGCTGATGCAGCGTTATATGCACGAATACGGCGTTTCGCATCACGATTTTGCGCCTTTCCCGGTCAACGCCCATCAGAACGCCCGCAACAACCCCAACGCCATGTTCCCCATGCCCATCTCGGTGGATAAGTACGAGAAGGCCGCCCTGGTGGCCCCGCCGATCAATGTGCTCGACAGTTCGCCCATCTGCGACGGGGCGGCGGCGGTGGTGCTGATGCCGGCCGAGCGGGCGCGGGAGTTCGGGCGGGGCCAGCGTCTCGTTCACATCGCCGGCTCGGCTTCGGCCACCGACACCCTGGCCGTCCACGACCGCAGCGACCCGCTCTTCCTTAGCGCCGCCTGGCTTTCCAGCCAGCGCGCTCTGACCCAGGCCGGCCTGCGCCCGGAGGACATCGATCTCTTCGAGCTGCACGATGCCTTCAGCATCATGTCGGTGCTGGCCTTGGAGGCGTGCGGCTTTGCCGAGCGCGGGCGGGGGGTCGAGTTGGGCGCTTCGGGGGCGATCACGCTGGCGGGGAGGCTGCCGATCACGACGATGGGCGGGCTGAAGGCGCGCGGGCATCCGGTGGGGGCCACGGGCGTCTACCAGGTGGTGGAGGCGGTGCAGCAGCTGCGGGGCGAGGTCGGCGCCAACCAGATCGCCCAGGCCCACATCGCTATGACTCAAAACATCGGCGGCTCCGGCGCCACCATCGTCACCCACATCCTGCGCGGGCAGGATTGA